The following is a genomic window from Desulfobulbaceae bacterium.
TTCACTATGTCTTTAATACTCCAACCGATAAACTGATCTGGGATGTCGGCCACCAGTGCTATGCCCACAAACTCATCACAGGCCGCCGTGATCGATTCAGCACAATACGGCAGCATAACGGTCTCAGTGGTTTCCCAAAAAGAGATGAAAGCCCTTACGATGCCTTTGACACAGGCCACAGCAGCACCTCAATCTCAGCTGGTCTGGGCATGGCATGTGGACGTGATATCAATGGCGGTGATCAAAAAGTTATTTCTGTTATCGGCGATGGCTCGATGACTGGTGGAATGGCCTTTGAAGCACTTAACCAAGCAGGCCACCTTGGCAAGGATCTCATTGTTATCTTAAATGATAACGAGATGTCAATCTCTCCAAATGTTGGCGCCTTATCGAGCTTTCTAAGCAGAAAAATGACAGGCCGCACCATTACTAAAGTAAGGCGCGAAACCGAACATTTTTTAAAATCACTGTCAAATGTTGGTGAAAACATCCTACAGGTTCTCAAGAAGAGTGAGGGCAGTTTTAAGGCTTTTTTCACTCCAGGCATGCTTTTTGAGGCCTTACGGTTTGACTACATCGGCCCCATTCCCGGTCATGACCTCGATTCCCTCATTGAAACGTTTGAAAATGTTAGCAAATTCAGCAATGGCCCAACCCTTATCCATGTTCTGACCACTAAAGGAAAGGGCTATAAACCGGCAGAGGAAAATCCTGGTGATTACCATGGGGTTGGCCCATTTGATCTCTCAAATGGGCGGCCTCTATCAAATGGTGATTCGCCCCCCTCCTATACAAAAATTTTTGGCAAGACAATTTGCGAACTTGCTGAAAAAAACGAGAGGATTGTGGCTATTTCCGCTGCAATGCCCGCCGGAACCGGGCTCACCGAATTTGCAGAACGCTTCCCTGACCGTTTTTTTGATGTAGGCATCGCCGAGCAGCATGCTGTTACCTTTGCGGCAGGCCTGGCCTCTGAAAACGTTCATCCGGTTGTTGCAATATATTCCACCTTCCTACAGCGTTCTTTAGACCAAATTATTCACGATGTCTGCCTGCAAAACCTGCCGGTCACCTTCATACTTGATAGAGGTGGACTTGTCGGTGATGACGGCCCCACACATCATGGTGTTTTTGATTTAACGTTTCTACGCATGATTCCAAACATGGTCTTGATGGCACCAAAAGACGAGAATGAGCTCCGCCACATGATTCATACAGCAATTTCACACCCCGGCCCTGCCGCTGTCCGCTATCCGCGTGGGTCCGGAATCGGATGTAAACTTGACAATCGCTTTGAATCTTTAGAGATTGGCAAAGGAGAGGTTCTGCGGGAAGGCACAGATATTCTACTAATTCCTGTTGGTGGTTGCGTCAATCCTGCAATTGAAGCAGCAGAAGGCCTTAAAAAGGTTGGCGTTGATGCAGCAGTTATCAATCCACGCTTTATCTCACCATTAGACGAAGAACTTATCGTACACTGGTCAAAAAAAATAGGGCGAGTTATTACAATTGAAGAAAATGTCAAAAAGGGTGGTTTCGGCAGCGCGGTGCTTGAAACTCTCGCTTCTCATTCTATCACAAGTATTCAGATCAAGGTTTTGGGCCTGCCTGACGCCTTCATGGAACATGCAACCCAGAGTACTTTAAGAAGACAAGCTAAGATTGATTCACCATCAATTATTCAGGCTGCCCTGGAGATGGTCAAAAAATAACTTTTATAACTGTTGTCGCTATCGGTGCAGTTATTCCTGGCTGCACTCTTCTTCCTCTTCTGCACGATGCAGAATGGCTTGAAGGGCCTCAAGGGCCTGCTCTGGAACATTAAGAAATTTAACCCCCATCCTGACCAGTCGAGGGGTATGATCACTATTTCGGTCAATTACTGTAATATTCGATAGAATAGCGTACACACTTTTAACTCGACTGTCCTGGCTGCCAAACAGTACCGATATCATGACGGGGTCGATACAGTTAAACTGTGCGTTCATTTCAAACTCAGCCAGCATCCCCCCGAAACTTATATTCAGAACCTTACATGCCAGAGATAAACCCCTCTGCTCAATAAAACCGGTCATACCAGAGATACAGTATCGTTTGCTTTCTCTGAGGCTCGAAGGTCGACAGGTTTGATCCATCCCCGCCGCTAATTCTTCCGCAGAACAAG
Proteins encoded in this region:
- a CDS encoding 1-deoxy-D-xylulose-5-phosphate synthase, producing the protein MTYPSTFLDTINSPIDLRKLELDELNILAGELRSEIIKTVSSVGGHLAPCLGVVELTLAIHYVFNTPTDKLIWDVGHQCYAHKLITGRRDRFSTIRQHNGLSGFPKRDESPYDAFDTGHSSTSISAGLGMACGRDINGGDQKVISVIGDGSMTGGMAFEALNQAGHLGKDLIVILNDNEMSISPNVGALSSFLSRKMTGRTITKVRRETEHFLKSLSNVGENILQVLKKSEGSFKAFFTPGMLFEALRFDYIGPIPGHDLDSLIETFENVSKFSNGPTLIHVLTTKGKGYKPAEENPGDYHGVGPFDLSNGRPLSNGDSPPSYTKIFGKTICELAEKNERIVAISAAMPAGTGLTEFAERFPDRFFDVGIAEQHAVTFAAGLASENVHPVVAIYSTFLQRSLDQIIHDVCLQNLPVTFILDRGGLVGDDGPTHHGVFDLTFLRMIPNMVLMAPKDENELRHMIHTAISHPGPAAVRYPRGSGIGCKLDNRFESLEIGKGEVLREGTDILLIPVGGCVNPAIEAAEGLKKVGVDAAVINPRFISPLDEELIVHWSKKIGRVITIEENVKKGGFGSAVLETLASHSITSIQIKVLGLPDAFMEHATQSTLRRQAKIDSPSIIQAALEMVKK
- a CDS encoding PilZ domain-containing protein; the protein is MARHVLIVEKSQANRRMLQSRILAIFDDVILSEAADIAQAEIILDNSIIHLVLYGWEPDDELGITFCREQLRTATGDEIPFVFLVSGKEIAVEALEEYGEYNIVRLPCSAEELAAGMDQTCRPSSLRESKRYCISGMTGFIEQRGLSLACKVLNISFGGMLAEFEMNAQFNCIDPVMISVLFGSQDSRVKSVYAILSNITVIDRNSDHTPRLVRMGVKFLNVPEQALEALQAILHRAEEEEECSQE